In Bradyrhizobium sp. 170, the DNA window CTATGCGTTTGAATTCCTTCAGCTTGCCGAAGAAATTCTCGATCAGGTGGCGCCATTTGTAAATGTCCTTGTCGATGTTGAGAGGCTGGGCGCGCCTTTGATGCTGCGAGATGACAATCTTGGCCTTGCGTGCGTTCAGGTCTTCGATGATCCAGTTGGAATCAAAAGCCTTGTCGGCGATCAAGCCGCCGAATTCGATGTCTTTGATCAGAGGCGCGACGCCGACTGTGTCAAAGCGATGGCCAGGGAGCAGGATGAACCGCACCAAGTTCCCAAGCGCGTCGGTCAGCGCGAGGATTTTGGTGGTCCAGCCGCCCTTCGATTTGCCGATGGCCTGATTTTTGGTCCCTCTTTTGCTCCCTGCGCTTGACGATGAACTTTGACGATTGTCGCGTCGACCATCGCAAACTCCATGTCTGGATCATCCGATACAGCATCGAAAATCCGCTTGAAAACGCCGGCCTTCACCCAATCACGATAGCGCTTGAACACCCGTATTCCAGTTGCCGAACCTCGGCGGCAGATCCCTCCATGGGCTGCCCGTGCGCGCGATCCAAAGCACAGCTTCGAGAAACAAACGGTTGTCACCCCCTGTGCGGCCGGGGTTCGTGGCCTTGCCCAAACAAAGCGACTCCATCTTCGCCCACTGGGCGTCCGTCAAAACGAATCGGTGCATGCCAAGCTCCTTTCGGAGCTTGAATCACGGACATTCCAATCTGTGAATCCTGAATCTCAACAGACCCTAGCATTACAGTTGCTATTTTTGCGGGCTTCTGAATCCATGGGCAGCCATGATTCGGATGTCGTGGACGCGGGCCGCGTCGGTTGAGGAGACGCTTGCGTTGTGGGCGGCGTCGCTTCGAGAGATCAAGAAACGGATACGTCCGCTGTTCACGCAAGAGCGTGTTGCGACGAATGCAGGCATGTTCCTGGAAGGTCTGCTCGGAGATGAGCAGCGCAAGACCGGCTGGATGCGTGCGGAGGCGGCTGGCGATCCTGGCCCATGGCGACAGCAGGCAATTCTTGGTCGTGGGGATTGGGACGCTGATGCCCTGCGCGACATCGTGCGCGACTATGTCATCGAGCATTTGGCGGATGACGATGCGGTGCTGGTGATCGACGAGACCGGCTTTCTCAAACAGGGCAAAGCGTCATGCGGCGTGGCACGGCAATACACCGGTTCGGCAGGAAAGATCACGAACTGCCAGATCGGCGTCTTCGCCACCTATGTTTCGCGTCATGGCCACGCGTTCATCGATCGCGCGTTGTATCTTCCGAAGGAATGGACCGACGATCCAGATCGGCTGGAAGCCGCATATGTGCCTGCCGATGTCGGCTTTGCGACCAAACCAAAGCTTGCGACGCGAATGATCGCACGCGCGATAGCCGCGTCTGTACCATTCAAGTGGGTTGCCGGTGATACCGTCTACGGTGTTGGCAACATCGAACAGCAACTACGTCGGGCAGGCAAAGGCTACGTGCTCGGGGTCAGCAGCGCTCATGTGTTTCGATCCTGGGGCAAGCGACCGCCGGTCGCCGGTACGGCTGCGGACCTCGCCCGGACGCGGCGCTCATCCGACTGGAAGCGCCTGTCGGCGGGAGCCGGAACCAAAGGACCGCGGCTGCACGATTGGTGTTATCTCGAATTGGCCGATCTCGAGGCCGAGCAGTTCAACGGTGCAAATGACGGTTTGTGGACACGCGGTCTACTGATCCGTCGTCGCATCGCCGATGATGACCTCGCCTTCTTCACCACCTGGTGCCCAGCGGGAACAGCCATTGAAACGCTGGTCGCGGTCGAAGGCCATCGATGGGCGATCGAGGACAGCTTCGAGACCGCGAAAAACGAGTTCGGGCTCGATCACAACGAGAGCAGATCCTGGCATGGCTGGCACCGTCATGTGTCCTTGGTGATGCTCGCCTTCGCCATGATGGCCGCGATCCGACATCGCGCTAATCCGCCACCGCCCAAAAAAACGAAACGGCGCCCCCCGGCAAAAGCCAAAGCATAACCACCCCACCACTGATCCGTTGGTCAATCCAGGAAATCCGCCGCATTGCTATCAGACTTGCTCGAAAGCGGATTCAACCCGCACACATCATCGCATGGTCTTTCTGGCGCAGAGCTCACCAGGCTGCCGCTCAACGCGCCCACTTCAAATCAAGAAGGCAACTGTAATGCTAGTACGGAGACCATTCATCGCGACAGGCGCGGTCGCCGCGCGAAGGCGTAGGCCGGGTTGATGCCGCAATAGGCGTCAGTACCTGAAGCACTTGCCACGCACTGTCCGCGGGTAGCGAATTGGCAATTGCCTGGGTAGCCCCAGATCCGTCTCTGCAAGCAGTAGCGATCATACGGTCCGCTCGGGGAGACGTCGCTATGGCGATACTGCCGTGCGGTCGCAGGCGAGCTCGAAGCCGCCAACACTAAAATTAGGCTAGCCTATGCAATGGCGAAAAGCAGGCGGGTCATCTTCATCTCCTGAAGTTCGGTTCTCGTCGGCGAATTTGTTCTTGTCCCTCACTCAGACCGGCTGGCCTCAGCTCGACTCACTGGTTGCACGTCGGCTTGCCCCGAGGCCGAGCCAATCTCGATTTCTTCGAAGAATTTCAGCTCGAAGTAAGAAAATTCGCCCGATATATGCGGTACCAAGCAGAAGTTGGCTAGTTTTCTTCTTTTATGACGAGGTAAGTTTTTATTTGTGCGCGGTACCCGGTCGAGAGCCCGGGTCCGGTCGGCCGGATGAAGGCTCAAGCGAGCGCACGCAGCAACAGCTTTCTCAACAGCTTTCTGTCGGATGCGAGCGCGACGTTGCTCGGGATGCTGCACATGAGAGTCTAACTCTGCGCCCGCCGCCCTTACCTGCGGTAAGATTGGCGGATCACTACGATCCTGGAGCCGAAGTTCACCTGTGTACGCACAGTGAGTCAGCGACTCCGGAGTTCCACTCCCAGGGTGGGCCCAAAGAAGATGAAGATGTACGATTGCCGCAAACGGTTTGAGTGTCGCCCAGCAGCGATAAGCTGCGCCGCATGTGGCGGAAAGTTTGGCCCGATCAGGTACTACTCATGGCGGGCGGCGCTGTGCTTCAAGAAGCGCCTGGACCACTTCAGGGCACGCCGGGAACGAGACCGCCGCTGGCTATTTCGATTTGAGGCGGTGGGCCATGCAGCAGCACCTCAAGGGCGGCAACAAGATCGACCTGGAGCTGCAAGAACTGTTCGACAGCGTGCTCGATGAAGAGGTACTATTTTGATATCCGCGACGGCAGCCAATTCATCCACGATGATGAAGGTGTGGAGCTGCCGAACATCGAGTCTGCGCGGCAAGAGGCGACCACTGCGCTCTCGGAGATGGCCCGCGAATGGGTCAGAGGCGGGCCGCAGCACCGCATGGCAGTTGAAGTTCGCGATGATCATGGCCCTATCTTGGAGGCGAGCCTTGGCTTCGTGATGAAAGATGAAACCGCGCGCGACGTGAAAGCCATCGATTGGGATCGAAATGCAATTTTGGACGCCGATTGACAGCTGAAATCGCGGGTAATCAGGGCGTTTTCATACAACCAAGACCCACAGCAGAGATCAGCTGATTGTGAGGGTGGTCCACGCGGAAGAGCCAACAGGCTCTGGTCCGAGGTGGTCGCGAATCTCAGCTGGCCTTGTCTCTATCTAGTTGGTCAGGTGCACCAGCATGGCCTCACAGGCCTGCTCGGCTTCGGCGAACGTCTTAAAGGGTGATCCGCCCACCCTGCTGGCCGGCCTGTTGAGGTTGATGAGGCGCCAAGAAGCTACAAAGCCCGGCTGTCCGTGGAGGCCAGGACCGCTCCTACTCTCATTGCTGATGACGAATGAGAAGTCGCGCTCGCACGCGCTCCAAATCTCTAGCTCCTCTGTCACGGGAGCAATGCGGCTGAAGTGCAGGGCCATTCCACCGATCCAGCGAGTGTCTAAACGACCCCAGCAAATTGTCGCCAGCATTCCAAGAAGGCGGCCCACCCAAAAGACAAAGGTTGCGGGTGACTGGCTGCAAATGGCCGAAGACGCTGAGGCCCGGAAGGGGCGACAAATTCGAGCTGAGGCACCACCGTAGTCACCGTAATAGACTAGGACCCAGTGAGGCCGGACTGACGCACTAATGACGCATTTCCCCCAGGGTAATCTTTTGTCGCCGCTGCATCGCGCCCAATTCTGACAAAAATCACTCACAGCCAAATGGCCGCTCCGGGGATCCGAAGTGAGAGATCGGCGTTATCGATCCCGCTAACCACCCTGGAGAAGTGCGAAGATGTTTCAATCATACTTGAAGATGTTTCAATCATCCTTAAATGTGCGTGCTAATCACTACTTCAAGGTGCGGTCGGCAGGCCGAGACTGCAAAACTGATCGCGCTCGCGCTACACGCATTTTTCGGTCGATAGGGGATGCGCTGGAGGGGGCAAAGGCTGAGCAAGCTGGCCTGAAATCACGTATCGATGATGCCTTAGCCCGCGCCGCAGTAACGTTGGGCAATGATTCCGATGAGTACCTAACGCGCGACCCGCAGGACAATCATTATCAGAATTTGCTCGGCACTGAGATCGCAGAAGGGCAGCGGCGATTGAACGAGCTAGGAGTGACGATCGGGCACATCAAGTTTTTGAAGACCGCGCTTGTTACAAGGTTTCCCGACTTTGACTTTGAACACAACACTTCCCGCGCGAAAGAAGCGTAATCCGTGGTAGGACGATTCATGATCGGCACAACGCGCTTTTGGCACCTGCAAGTGCGGTGCCTGACTTTACTCTGCGAGGTTGCCACGGCGAGGCAGACTTTTTGGGTGCACCGCATCGCCCTTAGCTCTGCGCGCGTGCCACCTCCACGCAATGACGAAGGACCGCCCGATCAAGGCAACGAGGCCGGTGGATCATTGCACACCCCCCGGTCGCCCTGAACGGATAGCGGAAGGACGTGTTGCGCATCAGCGGCTGCGCCAGGCTATCACGCTGGAGAACGAGCGCACGGCAAAAAAGGGGAACACGGTCGATAACAGGAGAGCCCGGTTCGCGAATGTCTTTGACTCGTCGAGCGATTAGCGGCCAGCCTTGCGACTGATGCTGCCGGGCCTCCAGCATCCTTGATCTGCCGCTACTGGAATTTCAATGAACGCAGGCGCTGCATAGCGGCAGTTTGGACTGACGTGTGAATGGCCTCGGGAAAACCCATTGGCAATTCGTTTTCTATTTTGACGAGGGCAGCTTCAGCGGTAGCGGCGACAGCTTCGATTGACTCCTGTACCAGCTTTTTCGGTACGCCTGCCGCTTCCCCCGTCTGCACGAAATGCCTGCCTTGCACTTCGGCAATCCGGTAGTGGTTGTTTGTTCCGACCGACATTGCGAGTTCCATCTGCTTGCGCTGAATTTGGCCGGTGTCGAGACTGGGCTGCGCGGTGAGTACGTCGTAGAGCGGCGTCAAGTGATAGCGTCCGCCGGGCGCCAGGAAGATGCTGAAGTTCTTTGCGTGGCCATCGGTTGCACCAATCAGCCAGAAGAAAATTTGGGCTTTCAGCAGCATGGCCTGATCTTCGCCGGGCGTGTCGCTGCCTTTGAGCAGGTCGAGGAGCTTCACTATGCCGGGACCGCCATTGCTCTGGTATTTGCGCGTCAGGAGCGGACCTCGCGCACCCGAGGGCAAGGCTCCGTTGCAGGTCCTCGTAGCCGAGAAGACGATCGAAGACGCTAAAGTCAGGGTGATCCGGGAAAAGACGAGCGTGTCGGCGGTGGTCGAGGAATTGCTCCAAGGCTGGCTGGACGGCATCTATGAGCTGAAACGGTAGGAGGCAGATCCAGGGACGGCAGTCGTGGTCACGACCGCGGCTATACGGAGGGAGGATCAAAAATTTTGAGCTCCTGCGGCGTCGCAATCAATCGTTGCCGAATTAACGGACGGACGACCTGTCCCTTCCAGCATTGCGGGGTCCACTCCGTTTCGTTCCCGGCCACGATGAGCATCAGCGGTGCACTCACCCGTCGGGCTATCCGAAGGAGCGTTGCCGAATCGAGATCGCTCATTTCGGCGACGCCGTCCGGATGCGAGTGCCAATCACCGAGATAATCGAGATCGCCGCGGCTCGCATGGAACGCACGGTTGATTTCCGCTACTTGCCAGCCGTGATCCGGAACAAAGCAATGCCTGCCATGGAGCGCGTGCGGCCCGGGGCCGCGCATATCCGCAACGATGCGGTCCTCGCCTGACCGCCACCCCAGAAGGATCCCGCCGTTCTCAAGTGGGGACAGATCTCGCGCGTATCTGCACATCGACTGCAAAACATGTGAAGAGAGCCAGACGATCACAGAGTGGCTCCGCAGCATCTCGGATGTGCCGGGCACTGGTAGCCTTCCCAGTGAGGCAGCATTCGCACGCCTCCATCGCCCTTCAGCGTCAGTACGGCTACCTCCCAACCGCCAGGATCGTAGGTCCCATCCGAGAGCAGCCCGACTGCGGTGCGCACAATTTCCAGCGAGATCTCCTGCAGGTCGAAGCCGCCCCCGGTGAACGTCGGTGCATTGCATCCGACTGGGATTACGATACCTGCATCATCGACGCGGGGCCTTGGTATTTCCTGGTTGTCCTTCAAGTGTTCTTGGAGACACACAAAGCAACCTTCGGAATCGGGAACGTGGCGGGCAACGATACCGCCCGCCAGGCCGAGTGTGGCGTAGCCCATCACATACGGTACACGGAACCGCCGGCAGTAGTGCGACAGCGCAAGGTGGACCTCCGGTGAGGCCGAGGCGTCGACTACGACATGGGCGGCACGCAGTAGATCGAATATCGGCGCCAGAACATGGCCTTTCTGGTCGCCGGGGAGGCGGTCCGGATCGGTTTCAGCCGCTCCGATTTTGGTGCCGACGGCAATGGCCTTTGTCCACGGATAGTTTGCGGCGATGAAGTTGGCGAGAGCGATTGATTTCGCGCTTCCCCAAGCGGAACGGCCTAGAGGCCAGCGCAGGCTGTTGCCGGGCTGAACGGTGTCGAAGTCGAGGATCTCAATTTCCCCGACCCCAGCGCGGGCCAGTTCGAGGCCAGCGAAACCGCCGATGGCACCGCAACCGACGACGAGCACCTTCTTCGTGAGAAGAGATCTCGCGACGGGGAGCCGCGAAAACACATCGTTCTTCCCGGCCCGCTCCCCGAGAATCAACCTAGTTTCCGCGTCTCCCGTGGGACCGCGCCTTGTCACCAGAAACAACCACCCCGCGCCGTTTTTCTGCGAGCCGTATTCGGCTTCGTCTGGAAACGCGATGCCCGTGATCGAGAACGGGCCTTGCTTCGTTTCGTTGAGTTTTTGCACGCTGCCGGGCTGCAGCACCGCGTGGCGTCCAAGCTCTTCCTCGGCCAAGCGCAGCAATTCTCCGGCGTCCGTGATCGGTGACGGCGTGAACTTGACCCACCGTCCAGTAATCACCTGCGCGTCTTTCGGTTCGTTCGGAAATCCGAACCGTTTGCCAATAGACGCGCCCTGGCTGTCCTTCAGCTGTCGCACCACACCTTCGAACGCAGCGGGGTTCCTCCAGGTTTCGCGACCAGTGTAGACGACCTCCATTAGACCGTGCCGCGCAGCCGGCAGCGTGGCCTGTCCGTCAAAGAGGATAACCGAGTCATCTTCGGCGAGGCCTGTGAAGTAAGGCATTAGCGGGTCGGCAACCTGCTCCTCGAGCTTGGCCGCATCATCCCAACGCCCTTCATTTCTTGCTGCAAGGGTGCGCAGAAGCTGGTCCAGCCGCTCCTGAATGAAATCGGCCACAAGCTGGTTCGAATTCCATTGACCCGCTTCCTGCGTGAGCAGGCACAACTCGCGCGTCAACGGATTTTGATGACGGTCGAAATTCGCGTTTGGAGCGGCCACCGCTGGGCGGAAAAAGGGGTGGAGCGGGGAATATCCGATCCGCAACAACATCGAAGCGGACAGGCCTTGCACCGGCCAGTCCGCTTCGAGAATCAGCACCCCATTCCGTTTATGGATCGTGCGGGGAGTAATCCCCAGACGTGCGAAGGCCGCTAGTTCGTCGTTGAGAACCGTCGGCCAGAGCGTCCACCAATCGTGGTCTGCGCGGGGTTCTTTGTGCTTGGCCAACTATTAGCCCACAGGACGATGATCAGGCGGCGTGGTGGGGCGCGGCGGGCCCTTGCCTGGTGTTTCGCTGGGAGGGCCCGGAGGCACGTCCGGATGCTGCGGGTGCTCCGGGTGGGTTGGATGGGGCGGTTTACCCATGACACCTGATCCTTCTCTGTTTTTGTCTCTGTCTGAACACCTCGGCGCCGGAGGCGCCGAGTAGGGGACCCACTTTGCCCCGATTAGGGGACCAACTTGTAGGTGACCAACTTTGCCCGTCGCTGCACTCACACCAGTCGGCAAAATCGAGACGACCCGCTTGTGGACCCGCGGTTGTCACAACTCAAGCAAATGCCTCCGCAATCCACGGGAAAAATTGCGTGCCCGCGGGAAACGCAGCCAAGGAGGTTCGATTCTCGCTTATTGCCGGAGGCCGGACTTTAGACTCACTTCTAAACCAGTAGCCGATTCGGCGCGATTTCCAGATGACGCAAGGCGAGCGCGAGGGTACGCGCGGAGTCGTCGATCAACTGCTCGCTGGCGAGCTCAGTCCATTCATGAGCTTGCGATATCGAAGATGCTCTCCAGGCCATCGCCCCCTAGGTAGTGGTGAAGGCCGCCAGACGTGCACGTTCACGCAGACGTGTCGACGGCCTAGCGGATTTTCTTCGGCATATCAGCGTCGCCCGCGAGGACGCGCTTTCACTCCTGGACATGGCTCGCGACGCCGATCTTCCGCTGCGGATTCGACTCGCTGCTCAGGGCGCGATCGCAGATGCGCCCGACGAATTCGGCTTGTCGATGGCCAGAAGCGAAGACAGCGATTGGAAGGTGAAATCGGCCGCCTGGAAGTTTTCGCTAGGTGCCCGGTCCCGGAGAAACCCAAACATTCGCGTGAGTACGCCGTGAATCTATGAGGTTATAAGTTCCTAGCGAGCGCCATCCTTCAAAATCTGATCTGATTTTCCTGAAGAATTCGCCGGAAATTGTCCCACTCGCCGTTGGGGGGATAATGATGTTCACTTTCTGAGCTTTTCCATTCCGGAGTCGGCGAGCCTGCGGCGCTGCGCGGCGCGTGTGTAGCGCTCGACCTTTTCAAGACTCTGGTGGCCAGTGATCGCCATGATCTCGTGCGCGGTTGCGCCGCGTTCGGCAAGACGGCAGGCGCCGCCTTGCGCAGATCATGTGCCGAGCAGTGGGGCAGATCGGCCTGACGGCACTAGTCCTTGAACTTGTTGCCAAAGCCGTTTGCCGTGTGCGCCTTGCCGAACTCGGTCACGAGATAGGAGAGATGTTGTGAGGCAACCGCATCAAGCTGCGCTACAGATAAAACGATTATTGGGGATTTCATTCAGCGCGTCCCACAATGCACTACGCCTAGCCGCCCTCTAATCTTGAACCCGTATTCGCGAGCCAGCATTTTGCGAAGCAATGCGTGCGACAACGTCGCGAGACCTGCATCGATCTCAATTCCATGCACGCTCTTGAGTGCGCTTTGCAGGCGTTTTCCACCGAACAACCACGCTCAATACTCTTACTAACCAGATGGCGTACGATAGGTGTGATAAACGACCCACCGCCGCAGGCTGGGTCCAATACTATTGGATGGTCAAATCGACCCAGTATGTGTGCGCTGGCTTCCATCACAGCCTGCGACAGAACAGGAGGTGTGAAATAAGCTGAGAGTTGCTGCCGTTTCTTTTCGCCGATGAGCAACGAGTATGCGCTTGCTATGGCGTAGTCGCGCTCGTCGGGCTCTGCCGTTGCAAAGTCATGAGCAATCTTCTCCAGCAAAGAGAGCTGCTCAATTTCGGTCGCCAATTTTCCGCAAAAAGCAGATTGCGCCATCATGTTTGGCAAGTATCTTTTTCCGTTCTCTACGTATCTATGCAAAAAAATCCTTCGTCATGTCGCTTTAACTTAACGCTTATCCCGGAAATAGCCCCGGCATCCAGCGGGACGCGAGGCGAGCAGGGAAGGCAAGATAGAGCGGCGCGCGCGGGCTTTCGGAGGTCAGCACTTCGGCATCAAGCAAGGCCGATGTGACCCTGCGGGCACTGCGCTCGCTTGTTTGCAGCAGCGTTGTGACATCGCCGCGTGGCAACTCACCCCGGAATAAAAGCGCTTCCAGCACCGCACCGGATTTTTGGGGCAGGAGGTTGGCGCGCGTTTTTTCTTCGGCCCAGATCAGGATGCGGTTGCGCAGCTGATCAGGCTGTACGAGGCCTTGCATGAAGGCTACCTGATCGATGCAGGTCTGCAGGAAGAAGATCGCGAATTCCGCCAACGCTTCTTCACTCAGCGTGCCGCGTCCGTCGAGATCATTGCGGCGCTGCATGTCGCACGCAGTAAGGTGTTGCTTGTAGGCCGCCTCGTTGCGGGCAAGGCCGCGCGCAATCGACCATATGCCGCCGGTATCGAGCGTTTCCCGCTGCATGGCATAGGACATGAGCCGGGCGACACGGCCATTGCCGTCAAGGAACGGGTGAATCCAGAGCAGGCGGTGGTGAGCGCAGGCCGAGGCAATGATCGCGTCGGTCTTGCCGAGCTTTGCGTAGGCTTCTTCGCAGCGCGTCAGGAAGCGTGGGAGCGCGCCAGGACTGACCGGCACATGGCGGCCTACCGCCACGTCGCGGTCGCGCAGTTTGCCGGCGATGACCTGGATGCGTTCCTTGGTGTCTGGATTTTCAACCCAGAGCAGTTCTTCGGGAAGCAGCTCGCAGAAGCGGCGGTGAACTTCGATGATGCCTTCCTGCGTTGTGGCGCGCCCGTTCAGGCCTCCTTCATCGATCCACTCCTGCACAGCGATATGGGCGATAGCTTCCTTCTGCAGGTCGCGTTTCTTGGGGTCGGCGCTATAGTCGTTGTTGAGGGCGCGTTCGATGTCGACCGGATGCGTATCGTGGCCCTCGATCAGGTTGCTGTAGTAGCAATTCATCGAGCGCACCAACTTGGCCAGCGAGGTGATGACGCCGTTCGGCAGGCTGTGCTTGAAAGCGGCTGACTTTGCCGCCAGCTCTACCGTCAAGTCTGCGAGCTGGGTCCGGCGGCTGGAACTCTCCGATACCAGCATTGGTTCCATCAGGCCGGTGCTCTCGCCCCGATCTGGGACCGCTGATTTGGCCGGTTCTTTGCCCTGTTTTATGCCGCTCATTTTTACAACGATAGCAGCAACTTACGCCGCGTTCCAGACCTTTTTATGGACCTGATATTGGCCGGATAATTGGCCGCTTTGGCATTCTCCGCATATGATGCGGCGAATATGGCGCTATTCTCCGCATAAGTCGCGCTGAATATCATCATCTTGCGCCCGCGTGGGCGAGGCCCACAGAGCTGCACTACCGCAGCTTCTTCAGCCGCTGCTCACGAAGCTGCGGCATGCGCAGGAAACGCCGGCATCGGCATCTTCCGGCTTGCCGCGAATGGCGGTGCAATAATAGCAGTCCGGCTTCGGCTTCGCCGTAGTGAGTTTGGGTACGTGGCCGTAGTAGTTGATAAGGCGCTGCGGCTCTCTCATACCGGTGACTGCGACCATGAACTCGGTTGCGGCGAGCGCGGCGACGACGCCATTGATGGGGGACACTGAAGGCCCGGTCTCGCGCAGCGCATCTATCGGCACGCCATAGATCGCGGCGCGGCCCGCCTTCTCGGTGTCCGTGCTCAGATATGCCTCGACATCGCGAGGATCGAGCACGTCGAGGCAGTGCAGCACCCGCCGCCCTGCCAAGCGACGCAGATGCGCCCGCCGTATACGCCTGCTTCCGGCACGTCTGATGCGATATCGACATAGTCCTTTGCAAAGGCCGCGCAGAGCTCGTTCAGGATTGATCGCGGGCCATCCTCATCAAAGCAGCCAAACACCCAATCGGCCTGACTCACGGCAGCGAACGCTTCCTTGCTAATCAGGCTTGCCCTCACCGGCGTGACGCGAATGGTGGGATCGATCTCGCGCATGAGACGCGCGGCCAGTTCGATTATCGGACTGCCAGGCACAGGATCGTCATGTCTTGCGCCGACGAAGCGGTTGCGATTCGTTTCGTCCAGCTCCTCGTCGTCGACCAGCGTGATGCCGCCGACGCCGGGACAGGTAAAGCATCCCTGAAATCACACCTCTTTCTTTGGCGCGGATATCGGCCATGACGACTGTGTTGTTGGCGGTCTGGAATACGGCGTAGCCGGCAGTGATGATGACGAGCGGGCCTACCTGACCTAGGGCCGGTACCAGCAAGCGCTCACGTCGGTATGTCGTCTGATCATTTTCACGTCTATGGCGAAATTGCTGCCGGCGTTTGAGGTCGAATCTCGTGAAGCCTTCGCACGGCGTGATCCCAAGATTGTCTATCCCGATTACTTTGAACATCTTCCTAATTCGGTTCTTGAAGGCGAACGGGCTCCAGGTCGACCTAGCGGTACTGTTAGTGGCAAGTAGCGGACGCGTCGCGACTGCGCTGAACGTGTCCGGTCCCGGGCGGATTGTGTTGCAAACCTCGAAAGTTACTGGCCGACGAATTTCTCGCGAAAATAGAAGCGGGAAGCAATCGCCCATTCGTACACCCGCCATCGTCGATCGCGCCGCGATAATCAGAACGATCCCGGCGAAAGTCGGACAAAGAAGATGCCAGGGCGACAACAGTGGAAATGCAAAGCTGCTGATTCCAGCCGCTGCCGATATGGCGGCGCATTGCCCAGAAGGCTCAATTCGCAAAAATGACATTCGCTGTCTGACCAAGACCAGAAAAGCGCCTTTCGTGGAGCAATTCTACAGCGACCATACCTATCATCTGACGAGGCCCAGGACACCATCCATTCCATATCTGCTCCTATCAATCGGCTTTCACACTGCGTTATTTTAGCCTTTCTGGAAAATGCCGCTTTTACAAACGAAAGTGAACGGTTGCGCAGCTCCCTCAGGTAACCCTCCGGATCTTCATTAAGTGTTGGAAAATGGAGGAGAGACTGCTTGGGAGTTTGGTGGGGAGTTGAATGGCTCTTCGTCTCGTCTTGAAATGTGCCCTTCAGTGCGGTCTTTCCCTCGACCAGCATGTTGTACTCAGAAAGGTGGGGATGCTGTTCGTTGCTCAGCTGCTGAAAAACATCCCGCGGCATAGGGTCATCGACGTCTTTTCCCAACAATGCCTGCAGCTAGTTGTTGTTCGCTGCACCTTGCCGAGCGCAGAGGGATATGTGCCTTCCCAAATATCGCCGCCTGAGTGGCATTCAAATCCAGGAGAAATTCCTGGACAAATCGCTGCTGTTTTACGGTCAGCCGCCAGGCGGCGAGACGTCGCACGCGAATAGTTGTCGCACAAACAACTACTGCATTTCCCTACATGGGAATTGACGGGATGGACGGATTCATCAAGCCCGCGGAGAGTACGCGCGGGGCAATTGCTCCGGCCATGCACTACGAATCGTGTATCCGGTGACCTGTAGCATTACTTCGCCGGCAATGTACTGACAGCCCATCACAATGTGGCCGGTTTCAACTCGTCCAGGCTGGTCGGCGGAATACGATTCTCAACGTAGCGGGGAAGGGTCGCAATCATTTGCGAGACGCGGTCGCTATCGAACGCGCTATGCTGCTCCTTGAATTGGCTCGCCGCCGCTCCGAGGTCGTGTCCGCGTCGCCTATATTCCTTTTCCGTGGCACCGTCAGCCAAGAGACCGCCTTTAATTGAACGTTCGGCTCCGATTAAGGCTGATTGG includes these proteins:
- a CDS encoding SAM-dependent methyltransferase: MPNMMAQSAFCGKLATEIEQLSLLEKIAHDFATAEPDERDYAIASAYSLLIGEKKRQQLSAYFTPPVLSQAVMEASAHILGRFDHPIVLDPACGGGSFITPIVRHLVSKSIERGCSVENACKAHSRACMELRSMQVSRRCRTHCFAKCWLANTGSRLEGG
- a CDS encoding HipA domain-containing protein; translated protein: MKLLDLLKGSDTPGEDQAMLLKAQIFFWLIGATDGHAKNFSIFLAPGGRYHLTPLYDVLTAQPSLDTGQIQRKQMELAMSVGTNNHYRIAEVQGRHFVQTGEAAGVPKKLVQESIEAVAATAEAALVKIENELPMGFPEAIHTSVQTAAMQRLRSLKFQ
- a CDS encoding IS701 family transposase, with product MIRMSWTRAASVEETLALWAASLREIKKRIRPLFTQERVATNAGMFLEGLLGDEQRKTGWMRAEAAGDPGPWRQQAILGRGDWDADALRDIVRDYVIEHLADDDAVLVIDETGFLKQGKASCGVARQYTGSAGKITNCQIGVFATYVSRHGHAFIDRALYLPKEWTDDPDRLEAAYVPADVGFATKPKLATRMIARAIAASVPFKWVAGDTVYGVGNIEQQLRRAGKGYVLGVSSAHVFRSWGKRPPVAGTAADLARTRRSSDWKRLSAGAGTKGPRLHDWCYLELADLEAEQFNGANDGLWTRGLLIRRRIADDDLAFFTTWCPAGTAIETLVAVEGHRWAIEDSFETAKNEFGLDHNESRSWHGWHRHVSLVMLAFAMMAAIRHRANPPPPKKTKRRPPAKAKA
- a CDS encoding ThiF family adenylyltransferase; the protein is MAKHKEPRADHDWWTLWPTVLNDELAAFARLGITPRTIHKRNGVLILEADWPVQGLSASMLLRIGYSPLHPFFRPAVAAPNANFDRHQNPLTRELCLLTQEAGQWNSNQLVADFIQERLDQLLRTLAARNEGRWDDAAKLEEQVADPLMPYFTGLAEDDSVILFDGQATLPAARHGLMEVVYTGRETWRNPAAFEGVVRQLKDSQGASIGKRFGFPNEPKDAQVITGRWVKFTPSPITDAGELLRLAEEELGRHAVLQPGSVQKLNETKQGPFSITGIAFPDEAEYGSQKNGAGWLFLVTRRGPTGDAETRLILGERAGKNDVFSRLPVARSLLTKKVLVVGCGAIGGFAGLELARAGVGEIEILDFDTVQPGNSLRWPLGRSAWGSAKSIALANFIAANYPWTKAIAVGTKIGAAETDPDRLPGDQKGHVLAPIFDLLRAAHVVVDASASPEVHLALSHYCRRFRVPYVMGYATLGLAGGIVARHVPDSEGCFVCLQEHLKDNQEIPRPRVDDAGIVIPVGCNAPTFTGGGFDLQEISLEIVRTAVGLLSDGTYDPGGWEVAVLTLKGDGGVRMLPHWEGYQCPAHPRCCGATL
- a CDS encoding DUF3551 domain-containing protein, producing the protein MLAASSSPATARQYRHSDVSPSGPYDRYCLQRRIWGYPGNCQFATRGQCVASASGTDAYCGINPAYAFARRPRLSR
- a CDS encoding Mov34/MPN/PAD-1 family protein, producing MIVWLSSHVLQSMCRYARDLSPLENGGILLGWRSGEDRIVADMRGPGPHALHGRHCFVPDHGWQVAEINRAFHASRGDLDYLGDWHSHPDGVAEMSDLDSATLLRIARRVSAPLMLIVAGNETEWTPQCWKGQVVRPLIRQRLIATPQELKIFDPPSV
- a CDS encoding Fic family protein, whose amino-acid sequence is MRSMNCYYSNLIEGHDTHPVDIERALNNDYSADPKKRDLQKEAIAHIAVQEWIDEGGLNGRATTQEGIIEVHRRFCELLPEELLWVENPDTKERIQVIAGKLRDRDVAVGRHVPVSPGALPRFLTRCEEAYAKLGKTDAIIASACAHHRLLWIHPFLDGNGRVARLMSYAMQRETLDTGGIWSIARGLARNEAAYKQHLTACDMQRRNDLDGRGTLSEEALAEFAIFFLQTCIDQVAFMQGLVQPDQLRNRILIWAEEKTRANLLPQKSGAVLEALLFRGELPRGDVTTLLQTSERSARRVTSALLDAEVLTSESPRAPLYLAFPARLASRWMPGLFPG